One window of the Rhodococcus sovatensis genome contains the following:
- a CDS encoding modification methylase HgiDII, with amino-acid sequence MTEDQDIMQKISAQLDARLGRETNGLQNEVPPGASIQNDDGERGPIGRDYHLASKYAQALAIGEPQLVDRAEFDRLVAEYGESES; translated from the coding sequence ATGACCGAAGACCAAGACATCATGCAGAAGATCTCCGCACAGCTCGATGCTCGGCTCGGCAGGGAGACCAACGGTCTCCAGAACGAGGTCCCACCTGGAGCCAGTATCCAAAACGACGATGGCGAACGCGGGCCGATAGGTCGGGACTACCACCTGGCGAGCAAGTACGCGCAGGCCCTGGCCATCGGTGAGCCTCAGCTTGTCGATCGCGCCGAGTTCGATCGTCTCGTTGCCGAGTACGGCGAGTCCGAAAGCTGA